The Hippoglossus stenolepis isolate QCI-W04-F060 chromosome 12, HSTE1.2, whole genome shotgun sequence genome segment ACAACCTATTTTAATTTAGTGATCCATAAAAATCAACTTAAGAAGACCTGCAGCTCTGCCTACGTGCTTCAGTTCTGACCATCAAattttttcctgtttctgtttcaggtACGGTGgctgcttcctcttcatcctcctcctcctcctccccgtcctCCAGCTCGCTGACTGCGGCGGTCATGCTGACACTGGCTGACCCTCCAgtgtcatcctcctcctctcagaacTCTGGGGTATCAGTGGAGTGCAGGTGACAGGACGAACCTGTAACAAGCCACCGCACCAAGCACTTAACCAGCACCCTGGGGTCACCGCCCCCATTCCCTTCCAACAGGACGGACAACTAAACCTACATACTGTAACTACTGGGGCACAAAATCCAgaccagagacaaaaaaaaacaagaaacaagcACTATTTTCTATTGACAACTGTTTCCTTGGCAAGCTATCGGCACTTAAGTGCACTTTTATGAAGATTGTGTAGGGGGGATGAAAtttgtcaacaacaacaacaacaaaaatattgtcTTTAGCGCTCTCTTTAATTGAACATTTCTAAGAATTGTTTTTGCAAgcaataattttttttccatttgaaaaaGTTGTATTGGTAAGGGATGATTTCCAGTGACGACCCCTTGTGCTCGGTCCTCATGGCTCAGCATGGCACAGCCTGCGTCTGccgtgtttttattattctgggGAATTCAGAGGAACACTGCCACATTGGCATAATGGGCGTTTTGAAATTAAACTTTGCCAGTTTCTCTGTCCACTCGCATTACAAGGCCTTTAAACCTCAAGCGGTTGACGATGGTCTTCTCATGTACAGGGGTGTGGTCCCGTAAGTGTTCCCACTGAGTCACACCAGGTGGTGATAGAGAGGGTTTCTGACCATCACAGGTCCACTGACAGCCTCAGTGGATGAATATGATGAATAAGGAATGATACTGTAGTgcctttttgttattttctgctGGGCACTTTGAGAAAGGACAGCGCACCCACCACCCCCGATCCTCTTCTCAAATCAGAGGGTCAAACTGGAATAATGTGTCCCTTATGAAAGACTGAAGATTTCTGCATGAGTGAGCCGGCAGTGAAGGGCTGAGACTGATAACAATGGTTTTTATCAGTGATGGTCATTTTGAAGAATTGTAAAAGCAGAGCTCCTGCTATGGATCACCTGAAATCTAATCATTCAGCTCGGGTACAACAAGTTTGGCAGTAAAAATGTGCAATGATGGAGTTGGCGAATGCAGTGGTCACATTACTTCAGTTCATTTGCCTTTGAAAAGCCCatctgctttatttttattatgttttcatcacccCCTATCTCATCGTCTTCACTGAAGATGTGATGGTGCACATCAGTGGAAGGCAGCCGCCGCAGCAGGAGAAGTTATTTACAGCATGAACTCAGCTCTGACACATGAATGAGGCTGAGTTCCACGTAATCAGTGTTTTCGCGCCACATGAAGTTATTTAATCAAGTCTCATTTAGCTTCATAAAATAAAGCAACACCATCTCATTCTCATTTACTCATAATCAGTAAGGACACGCCAGCTTCCTCTCATACTCATCCCTACCAAAAACGTTTGGCTCTGTTTCCTGTGCTAAGACCAGATCAAAAGGTAAAGATATTGTAAATGTGCATTTATATCATAAAGTGACGTATGTGTGTACATTTCTGAAGATCTCCAGTGTTTCCTTTGTATAGACTCCCTACTGTACGATAAACTGAAGTTGCGTTTTGTTTGGCACTTGTATGTAATTGTATGCTTTTGTTATACATTTGTATATTGAGAAGTGTTTTGAGTCAAGCTATTTAATATCTTGCACTGTTAATAACATGTACTTTTCTGTACAGACAGTTTTACGGTTTTAACTGTAGTTTGAGTGTAAATACTGAGGGTTACAGCATGTTTGTTCTCCTCATTTGTCCTATTTTTCTCTAGGAACCAatttatttgagtttattttctgttctgcCTCTATCTTGAGTTGTCCTAGTCTTtccttatttcattttttatttcatgtttttgcttcagttcatattcctgtttttgttttccaagaGCTTGTTGCTTGTAAGAGGAGAATGGTGGTTTTCGAATGCGGCTGAACTATTTTCCAACCTGTACATGGCCTGAAGCTAAAGCTGTATGAAGCTGtatatggagaaaaaaaaggtcaggATCATAGATAAAGAGAAAGTAATGGAGCTTATTGAAAAATGCTCAATAGTATTTATTAGGCTCATCTGATGATGGTCATTGTGtaatttattgtaaaaatgtaagcAAAGCAGAAGCctctgtttgaaataaatgcCATAGTTTGTGAAGTACCCGGTGTGTCTGCTGCCGTCAGTGGGGTAAGTTTACGTTTGCTTTCACTTAACTTTTTTCCTCCAAGTACTGACCTTAAGTATATTTTTTAGGTATTCCTATTTTACTTGAATATTCCATATTCTATACTTATTATTCAATGCTTATCAATTTGAGAGTGTTGTTGGATCATAGTGATTTGTTAAATTTCAACTTtttacaacagtaaaatattgTGTCCACTACGTTTATTTGGCAAATGTATTTTCAGTAAAGTGATAAGAAGTAGTTATTTTctacatataaaacatttgagaaGCTCATGGTCTGATGCATTTTATAAATATGAACGCCCAGTCATTAAACATGACATTGAAGGGctagttcacccaaaaaatgagCTTTATGCATGGTTATGTTTAAAAAAGCATTATTCTGGTTCTGCTCAGCTGACCTGGAGAAGATGAGCAGTCtggagaggggggaaaaaaatctccCCTATGCTGATGGGGGGGGTTGGTGAGGTGTTTGAGTCTACAAAGCACTTTTAGAGTTTCAGCCAAATTCAATACAGTTTAAGTAAATTGGGGCCACGTCTTCAaacgtgaaaacaaaacataaaaatcctccatactgctcctgtggtgtcatccaagtgtctggaaGCCCCGAGCTTCAAAATCGACAAGAAACAgtgtaatttacaccatgtttttagcctaaatgtctgctgtgactcacgtggctccagaggaggatatcagataTCCAATAGGGAAATGCAGTCTCACAATGGACCATTTTACactcaaaacattttcattttcctcaaagTATGGCCTTAGGCAAGTCTGCACTACAGGGGCTCTATAGATCCCCTCGCCCTCTTGGGTAATTtggtcaaataaacaaactcaTATGGGAATATGCGCAGTGTAAGCACAATATTAGCTTAATAACTCATGGTGTTCAAAGCTGAATTCTGATTCACAGATCTTCAAGAGAGGACCACGTGATCAGCAGTGTCCTGATCCAGTCACCACATAGTTGACATGGGGCTTCTGGGGCCCCGACAAACAGACTGGTCCCAAATCCAGGCTTGAAATAAAGTGTCTCTGAACATCCATTCTCCTGGTGGGGAGGCACCATCCGTCTGAATAGCTCCAACTGCTTAGATTGtttattcaataaaacacattcagtgACACGTTTCCTacagaaactgttaaaataattctaataaatgtagaaatccAAAAATAGCCTTTTCTGCAACCAaactatttatgtatttctgcatttgtttatttatatagatattatCGAGCCAAtaatttgttcttttatttagttCTGACAGCTTCGATCCTCCATTTAGAAATACGTGTGGCTTTTTAACGACGACGTTACGTCTTACGTCACTGCTTACGTACTTCCTCCGCAGTCTGCAAGCTGCAAACTAGCCTGCGCTGCTCCACTGCTGCGACCCGAGTCCGTGAGCAGCGGTCCTCAGACACGATGAGCGGCCAGACGAGCACGATCGTCGCCGGGATGTGCGGAGCCCTGTTCGTCGCCTACTGCGTTTATTTCGACAGGAAGCGGCGGAGCGACCCGCTCTTCAAGCAGAAGCTGCGGGAACGTAAGTGTCCGaggtggcgggggggggggaagcagtGTTAGCTCAGCCTAGCACCGGGTTAGCAGGTTAGCATGGTAGCTTCCTGCTCCATGTGACAAACACGCCACAAGTGGATTACTTATTGAAAAACGATGCTAtacaagttttattttaaatagtcGAAGCTTGGATATTTTTAACTTGAACACTAATTTACTCCTGTGACATAACTGAGGCTGTAGCACGTGTTAGCCATTAGCTTAGCATTGAGCCATGCGTGTCGTGTAGTTCTGCAGCAAACCGTGTAAAACCACTTTTTTTCACACAGGTAGACGGAAGCATAATGTTTCTGGAGCAAACTCGGGACTAtcgcaggtaaaaaaaaacacctcacagCATTCATTTAAAGTCACGTTGAGTTTCTAATTGTTTCCTTACCGAGCATTTCTAACCTCGTGTGCGTGTTGACTTTGAAGCTTCCGGACCTGAAGGACGCAGAAGCTGTTCAGAAGTTCTTCCTGGAGGAGATCCAGCTcggagaggagctgctgtcacAAGGTCATACACATGACCCCAGACATTTTCATCTAGGCTTCATTCATACTGATCACGATACTTTGCTCCTGTGTAGCAGCTGAACAGTTGTGTTACTAACCCTGTGTTGTAGTAATGGCTGCGGCCTATTGCACTGGGATTCCAACTTAAACGACTCCTTAACTGACACAGGCCCCCATTTGACTAGATTTGTacttttttaatgatttattacaGGAAGTGTGTGAATCAGTCAAACATTAGGTCATTGTGTTACGTATGAATTAATATATTGTGGAAATAATTTAGTCCTTTTTGCCAGGTATCCCTTACATTCCTTGCAACTCTCAAAACTGAACTATTGCACTTTGCCGTTTTACTTTTGGGACTTTTTAGTgtgaaatatattcaaattgCTGATATTTTAGCTAGCTCttaattgcagttttatttgggtgaaacaaatatattttaaaggcGTGGCATCAGATTGGTACATAGATTAGTGTACTCACAGACGCCCCGCCTGGCTTAGCCGATGCTGGCGTCAGAACATGGAACTGACCTGCAGCTCTTCTCATCTCCAGCCCccgtttctgttttttaaagattgttTTCCAAACCTGTTTCCAACCCAGGTGAGTTTGAGAGAGGTGTGGACCACCTGACCAATGCGATTGCAGTATGTGGTCAgcctcagcagctgctccaggtACTTCAGCAGACGCTGCCTCCTCCGGTCTTCCAAATGCTGCTCACCAAACTGCCCAGCATCAGCCAGGTGAGGATATGTcctatttttaaaaatgggCCTTGGTGGCAAAGCATCCTTAATAAACCCCCCAGTTGTCATATTGTGGTTCCTGGGACAAGATAGGATGCCAGATCAATTTTAGAATTATCCAAAGCTGAGAGCATGCGTCAGTAGCTCTTGGCTATTTCACCTCTAAGacagaaataataacattaCAAATCACATCTGGTTGCTATATCTGATATTTGAGTGTAACAACGTTACATATGTCATacgagctgctttcagatatgcactgaactgAACAGGCCCCTTAGTGAAATGTATGGAAcgtgtgagaatacagctggAAATGTATGGAAAATTCTGTCAAAATGCAAAAATTCCTCAgggttaatgtctgaaaactgcttcatattcatgtttatCTGTTCTGTTAATGTCACCCTTCATTTTTTTGGCACCGCCTCTAAAAGCAaacttttcttctgtctttcagcGAATCATCAGCTCCCAGCCTTTAACAGAAGACGATGTGGAGTGAATGTATAAAAAATACTATTATGCTGTAAAGGGATTTCAGACACTGTTATTCATTCACTGTTTGGTATGTGTGACTGCGGATGTGTGAGTTTTGTGTGAGAGCATTATGACCTAGTTTGATCTTTGGACCTCAGATGACGATAAAGCCCCTCTGTCATAGCACTGCAAGGTTAGAGAACTATGTCAAGGTTATGTTTCCTGGAAATGTTAATCACATTCCATCTTTCTGAACTTGTTCCCTCCATGTCTCATGTTTTATAGCCTCGTCTTGattctatttattttcctaAAACTTGTGTTTTGACGGGGCGGCTGCTGATATGTTGCGtacaaagtaagaaaataaatgattgctGTGCAGTTGATAGAGGCTGAATTCTGGTAATCTGGGACACCTcagcttcagtctgtttatttcctgttctaacAAAGTGTAGTCTGAGTTAGCATGTACATCATATGACTAAATCACATGAATTCTGggggtgatgtcacagaaagggTCGGGGTTAAATGTCAATCGGAAGCGCATGACAAGGTCAATGACAGGATTCACACAAGATTAATGTGAAGGATATTAATCTGTCACAAATAAGAATGTTCCTAATTGGTATCAAAatatgtttgtgatgtattcaagcaacaaaatgtGATTGAAAATGAACATTGTTTAGTTGTTGCACTTTatcatatattataataatatttataataatgtggGACATCATGCTTTGGGTAAACAATCATTTAAGTTCTCTAAATGGGGGAAATAGGCATTTAAAGACTTCATGAAGTATAAAGGAGATGTAACATATGATCTGCAGTTGTCaggagttaatggtaaatacagGCTGTCCTTGTCTGTTTAAACTATCTAGCACATGATCAGTAGCTCTCAGGGACAGAGCTGATCCAAGAAGCACAGAAGTGTCTGTCCTGTGGTCGGCAGCCATCTCGTGAAACGTGAAGGCGATGTGCTGATTGATGATGGtggtctctcacctgcaagGACTTTGTTCCCTGTGTGACCCAAATAGAAGGGTGAATTAATGAATAATCTAATGTGACACACCTGTAATaggttttaaattattatttttcataatgcttAGACATTGCAAATGTTGAGCTTGTCCTGCATAAAGCAAAGCGATTTCGGCTTTATGTAACAGCCTaatacaagtgtcccagatAATCAAATACAGGTAATTACTTTTTTGTTGCAAAAAACACTAAATGCTGTGTCATGTGTCCTCTGAGTATGATATCTCCTTTCTTTATGCTGGTGTGCTTGGAAAACATCTTGAGGATTACAGAAAGGTAAAATATGCGCAAAATATTTCCCCGAAAACCTGAATTCACCCTACATGTAAAATGAGTGTACTAAAAGAAACACTTATTTGTGCAATACTGTCTGTACAATGCAATGTcagttaaatgttatttttatagtCTTTCATATCTGGACATATCTTTGTGTTTAAAATCCgacaataaaacctgaaaacacTCTGCGGCTCTGAGTTCGTGTTGTTGCCAGCAGATGGCAGTAGCAATGCACAGGAAAAAGTGGAGCCTTTACAGTTTTGAAATATGGACTGTGGGCAGATGGAGACATTTTGCTGAATGGAAAGTGTGGAATGTTTAATTCTAAGATAAAAAACATTGCTCAGGACTTTTTTGAAAATGATGCCACAAGCAAAAAGATGTTTAACACCATGGAGGAAGGCAATTTAATCTCAGACTTAGAACTGTGCTAGCGAGCGTTAATGAGTCCTTGACACAGGTTAATAAAATACAGACACTGCCAGAACAAAGCTGACTCGCCATCCTGAGAGTGGCTGTTTCCAACCAGCTTGTAGAAACACACGTCTTTATTGTGAatggttttattgtgtttgctgGAGAGTGAAAGTGGAGCAGCTCGTAGGGGAAGGGAGTAGGTCCGCTTGAAAGTGTGTCTCTTGGAAGACAAATAGAGCCgtaattatttttattccaaGTCTGCAGCTGTTTTTCTAAGGGCTCTAGCCAGAGCAGCCCGGGCCTCGAGGTTGCCAGGAAAAGAGAgcgagggggggaaaaaatagtttttctaCATTaggaatgaaaaatgaaaattgaacGGCGGCCCAGAAATGTCGAGTGGAGACTAAATGGTAGACACTGTTCCATTTTCCATGAACTCATGCACCCGCTCTGCAGCCTTTGCTTCAGCACTCCTGCTCTTTTTGCCATTCGGCGGAAAGGGAGAAGCTGTCAAGAGGTCGGTCTGGCCCagagtgcgtgtgcgtgtgtgtgtgtgtgtgtgtgcagaagaaGCGGCTCATTGTTAAATCTGTCCTTttggggaggcagaggagaaacaTAACAGACTGTGTTGGAGGTCAGGCTGTGGTCTGCTGCTGGCACAGGGGGGTAGGAACAGGTTCAGACCCCTCCACACGGTGAACCGCCGGCCTGCTTCTCCTGTAAATAAACACGGTGCAGCCGGGCTGTCCCCTGCAGACTGAGGAGAGGGGTCACTGAAGGATACCAGATCAGCGCAGCCCGCTCGGAAAGCACGCCGTCATAAAATAAACCGAGTGAAACAGACTTTGACACGAGCCCTTGACCTTCTGGATTTGAGCATGACACAGCAGATCTGTAGTTTGTATCGGGGACAAAGCCTGCTCTGTGTCCTCGGCCTCAGTGGAATATTGATGTGGTCGATTTTATATTTGTTCTATTTCTTTTGACTTAACGTCGTTCTTGTAACTGCATCCCTGCTCCATTTCCGTCTGTATGAATGGATTATGAGTCAGCTCCTCATATCTGAGGAAGCGGGGAGGTGAAAGCGACTCCCGTCTCTCGTGCAGTAGGGGGCACTGTGGCTCCAGGCAGACTTTGGACAAGTGAATGGAGAGAGCAGGGAGCACAGCAGCTCCGGTTGACAGCAATAACAATGGCTGAGCCTGCAGCACAGAGACCATGTGCTCTGGAGGAGTGATTTTCACTTTGTAATCCTTGTTTTGTTCTAATGTGCTCGTGATGACAGATGCAGCCTGTTCATTCATTACAGGTGAAGGAAATAACCTGTTCGCATTAAAATCCCTGGGTGAAAATGCAGAGAGGCTCTAACCGGCTCGGACCAGAGCGGTGATTCTGGTTGTATGTAGAAAGGTTGGATTGGGAGTATGATCATCAGTTGAGCCTCACGACTCGTTACTGCAAACAGCACAGCAGCAATTATCCGTACTGTGTTGTTCCATTTAGTGGCattgaatgtgtgcgtgtgtgtgtgtgtgcgtgtgtaccgTACACGCGCACACAGAT includes the following:
- the tomm20a gene encoding translocase of outer mitochondrial membrane 20; the encoded protein is MSGQTSTIVAGMCGALFVAYCVYFDRKRRSDPLFKQKLRERRRKHNVSGANSGLSQLPDLKDAEAVQKFFLEEIQLGEELLSQGEFERGVDHLTNAIAVCGQPQQLLQVLQQTLPPPVFQMLLTKLPSISQRIISSQPLTEDDVE